ACAACGACTTCGCATACACAACTTACATTGACGTTGTTCATGCTTGGTTTAGCAATTGGACAAGTATTTGTTGGTCCATTATCCGATGTGATTGGAAGGAAAAAGCCACTCATTGTTGTCTTGATTATATATTCAGTGGCTTCAATATTATGTGTGTTTGCACCAAATATTTATATTGTGATGGCTTTAAGATTTATTCAAGGATTTACAGGAGGGGCAGGTGCAGTTATTTCCCGGGCAATATCTAGTGATTTATATAAAGGGAAAGCATTGACGAAGTTTCTTGCGGTCTTAATGTTAGTTAACGGAATTGCACCAATTATGGCACCAGTGTTAGGGGGAGTTATATTATCGTTCTCTACGTGGAGAATGGTGTTTATTCTTTTGACAATATTCGGCTTTATTATGTTTATATTATCATTGACGAAGTTATCGGAGTCGTTACCTGAAGAGCAACGTAGCTCAGGTAGGATTAGTGAGATATTAAGTGATTTTAAAAATTTATTAAAGAGTCCGAAATTTTTAATGCCTTTGTTTATTCAAAGTTGTACATATGCTTTATTATTTAGCTATATTTCAGCGTCTTCATTTATTACACAGTCTGTTTATCATGTATCACCACAGTTATTTAGTTGGATGTTTGCATTTAATGGGTTAGGATTAATCTTGGCAGGTCAAATGATTAATAAGATGGTAGATAAATATGATGAACACTTTTTAATGCGATTGTTTGGAATGATTCAAATTGTTGGGGTTATCATTGTATCAATAACATTGTTAGCAGGTTGGCCAATTTGGTTATTAATGATTGGTTTCTTTGTTCTTGTGAGTCCAGTATCAGCAATTGGTACAACAGGTTTCTCAATTGCTATGGCTAATAATAATGGAGGCGCGGGTAGTGCCACTAGCTTGTTAGGGTTATCTCAATTCGCATTCGGTGGACTCGTTTCCCCGTTAGTCGGAATTAACGGAGAAAGTGATCCAATACCATTTGTTATAACGATTGTCATTGTATCCATATTGTTGATGGTTTTATATTTTATTAACAGTAAAGTGTTTAAACCATCATCGAATTAGCTTGTATAAACATTGAGGTATATACTTTGAACGATAATGCCTAAATGAACGAGTGCAATGATCGTACTAATAATTGCTAAAAATAATATCGATTTACGCGCATTTTCAAGAATAAAAACGATACTTAATAAAAAGGTAAAAGCAACGATAATGATACGATAGCTTAAATAATTAATCGTAGAATCAAAGTTTAAACTGATCAAAATCATAATTATGTTTAAGATAATAAATAAAGTAAGCAATAACTGTCTCATATATTTCAGCCCTAACTTTATAGTTTATTGAACAAGTATAACAAATATTGGTCTTTTACGTGAAATTATAGTGAGTTTCATTGTATAATTAAGGAACGAATTGACAAAAAGGAGATTTATAAATGACGATTAAGAAAATGAATATCACTCATGAGCAACATGATGAATTTGTAAAACAACATCCAAACGGTGATATGTTGCAACTTACAAAGTGGGCAGAATCCAAAAAGCTTACAGGTTGGTATTCTCGTCGTATAGCTGTAGGTGATGGAGAACAATTAACAGGTGTAGCACAATTGCTATTCAAAAAAGTCCCTAAATTACCATATACATTATGCTACATATCAAGAGGGTTTGTAGTTGATTATAAAGACGAAACTTCTGTGAAAGTATTACTAGAATTATCTAAAGAAATGGCGAGAAATGAAAAAAGTTATGCAATTAAAATTGATCCAGATATTGAAGTTGATCAATCAGAAGGTGTATTAGAATTTTTAACTTCTTTAGGTTTTCAACATAAAGGGTTTGAAGACGGTTTAAGTAAGACATATATTCAGCCACGTATGACAATGATTACGAAAGTCGATCAGTCAGAAGAAGATTTAATGCAAAGCTTTGATAAACGTAACCGTTCACGTGTGAGAAACTCATTAAGACGTGGAACAGAATTGGTTATCGGTAATCGTGATGATTTAAAAATCTTTGCTAAGATTATGGAAGAAACAGGAGAAAGAGATAACTTCTTAACTAGAGATGTTTCTTACTTCGAAAACATTTACGATCATTTAAATCCTGATGGTGATTGTGAATTGTTCTTAGTTAAAGTCGTTCCAAATAATGTATTAAAAGATTTATTCGTTGAAAGAGATGCATTACTTGAAGAAAAAGCAAAACTTCAAGAACGCAGACAAACGAAAAAAGTAGTCAATCAATTAAATGATGCTGATGAAAAACTAGGTAACTATGAGAAACGTATTCAAGAAATGGAAGAATTGAAAGAGAAGAACCCTGATGGTGTGTACTTATCAGGTGGTATCCTTATCTTCTCTGGTAAAAAGTCTTATTACTTATATGGTGCGTCTTCAAATGAATATCGTGAATTCTTACCTAACCACCGCATGATTATTGAAATGATGCGCTTTGCAAAAGAAAAAGGTGCAGATAAGTTTGACTTCGGTGGAACAGACAATGATCCAGATCAAGATCATGAACATTATGGACTATGGGCATTCAAGAGAGTTTGGGGCACATACTTAAGCGAAAAAATTGGTGAATTTGATTATGTATTAAATAAACCACTTTATACTGCTATTGAAAAAGTGAAACCAGCTGTTACAACGTATAAGAGAAAGATCGAAAAGAAAATTAAAAAATCTTAACATATAAAAATAAAGCACTAAAATTTTAAACTTTAAATTTTTAGTGCTTTCATTATGTAAATCACAAGATAATTTAATAAGGGGGAATATATATGGTACAAAAAATGATTAAGTTTTCATTGAATAATAAATTTGCCATCTTGTTAATGACATTGATTGTCTTACTTGGCGGTATTTATTCAGCTTTTAAAATGAAGTTAGAACTTTTACCAGATGTTACGACACCAGTCATTACAATTTCGACACCATATCCAGGTGCTACACCTGAAAATGTCTTAAAAAATGTAACAGAACCTGTAGAGAAAAAAGTTCAGAATCTGGAAGGGGTACAAAACGTATCCAGTCAATCGTTAGAAAATGCTTCAGCTATTACCTTAGAATATACATACCAAACAAATATGGATGAAGCAGAAACAGAATTGAAAAAGACGATTGAGAATTTAGATTTACCAGAAGGTGCTCAAGAGCCTGAAATGAGTCGTATGTCGATGGATTCATTCCCAGTTGTGAGTTATTCTGTTTCTGATAAAGATGGCAATTTAGAAAAAGCCACAAAACAAATGGAATCTACTTTAATTCCTAAATTAGAAAAAGTAGATGGCGTACAAAACGTTTCACTATCTGGTCAAACATTAGAAGAAGTTAATTTAGAATTTAAACAAAACGAATTAACTAAGAAAGGTCTCACTGAAGATCAAGTATTACAATATATAGATGGAGCGACTAAAGAATCTCCGTTAGGATTATACACATTTGGAGATAACCTTAAATCGATTGTAGTAGATGGAAGATTCACATCGATTAAAGCATTAAAAGATTTAGAAATTCCATTAACAGGTGGTTCAAGTTCAGCTGGTGAAGGACAGCAAGCGGGTCAAGCACAGCAAGCCGGGCAATCATCTGATCAAAGTGCAGATGCTTCTGAAGGTATACCATCTGTAAAATTATCAGATATCGCTGATGTTAAAAAAGAGAAAAAGAGAGATTCAATTTCTAAAACAAATGGCAAAGATGCCCTAGCATTACAAGTGAACAAAACATCTGATGCTAATTTAGTAGATGTCGTTGATAATGTTAATAAAGAAGTAAATGCATATAAGAAAGATCATAAAAATATTGAATCTGTCCAATTAATGGAGACAGCTTCAACGATTAAAGATTCTGTTTCAACAATGGTAGAGAAAGCGTTAATTGGCTCTATCGTTGCAATTATTATTATTCTCTTCTTCTTAAGAGACTTTAAGTCAACAATCATTGCAATGGTGTCTATCCCAATGTCACTATTGATTGCATTATTAGGACTTAAATCTTTAGATATATCATTGAATATTTTAACGTTGGGTGCACTTACAGTTGCAATAGGACGTGTGATAGATGACTCCATCGTTGTTATAGAAAATATTTATAGACGTATGTCAAATAAAGATGAAACACTTAAAGGTGGTCAATTAATTACAAGTGCAACGAAAGAGATGTTTATTCCGATCATGTCTTCAACAATCGTAACGATTGTGGTGTTCTTGCCACTTGCATTTGTAACAGGACAAATCGGAGAGATGTTTAGACCATTCGCATTAGCTGTAGCATTTAGTTTATTAGCTTCATTGCTTATAGCATTGACAATCGTACCTGTGTTATCACATATTTTCTTTAGAAATGGCATTAGGAAGCCTAAAAAAGAAAAAGGACAGTGGTTAGCGAGTAAATATAAAAATATTTTAAAATGGAATTTGAACCATAAATGGCTCGTAATTGTAATAAGTATTGTACTTGTACTCGCAAGTATCGTATTAGTATTTACACCATACATTGGGAAATCATTTATTGATACGGGAAGCGACAAAATGTTGGCGTTAACGTATAAACCTTCTCCAGGTGAGAAAGAAGATCAAGTCGTTAAACATGGTGAACAAGTTGAGAAGTATTTATCAAAAGATAAAAATGTTGATTTTGTTCAATACAGTGTTGGAGGAGAAAATCCATTTAATCCATCTGCCACAAAAGATATGGCTTTAATGGTTAAATACGATAAAGATACACCGAATTGGGATAATGTTGGTAAGAAAGTAATGAACAAAGTTGATACATTTAACCATAAGGGAGAATGGAAGCAACAAGACTTTTCAACAGGTGGTACTGCAAATGAAGTATCAGTTAAAGTTTCAGGACCATCAACAGAAGCATTAGAAAGCACTGTTAAAAAAGTTGAAAGCGAAATGAAGAAAGTAGATGGCGTAGATAACGTCAATTCTAATTTATCAACTTCTTATGAACAATATGATGTCAAAGTAGATCAAGATAAAGCAAGCAAACTTGGATTGTCTGCTGGTCAAATCGCAATGGCACTTAACCAAACAACACAAGATAAAGTAGTAACTAAATTAAACGAAGATGGTAAATCCATTGACGTTAAATTGTCTAAGCCAATGAAAACAGATTGGTCAGAAGATAAATTGAAAGACACTAAATTAACATCACCTGTAGGTAAATCCGTTAAATTAAGTGATATTGCGACATTAGAAAAATCAAAATCACCAGACACAATCACTAAAGAAAATGATAAAATATCCGTTTCAGTAGACGGTAAAATTACAGGTGATGATGTCGCTAAAGTAACATCAACAGTTAATCAAAAAGTATCTAAAATTGATTCACCAAGTGATGTAGAATTAAATGTCGGTGGAACAAATGATGATATAAATGAAGCGATTGTACAACTTGTAATGGCAATGGCTGCAGCGATATTAATTGTTTACTTAGTTATTGTATTAACATTTAAAGGTGGACTTGCACCATTCGCGATACTATTCTCATTACCAGTATCAATTATTGGTGTCATTGCAGGTTTACTTGTTACTCAAGAAACGATATCTGTACCAAGTATGATTGGTATGCTGATGTTAATCGGTATTGTTGTAACTAACGCAATTGTATTAATCGATAGAGTTATTAATATGGAACAAGCGGGCATGTCTACGAGAGAAGCATTAATCGAAGCAGCAGGAACACGTTTGAGACCAATCTTAATGACAGCTATTGCTACAATAGGCGCTTTAGTACCATTATTATTTGGTGGAGGAAGTTCAATACTGATTTCTAAAGCATTGGCAATTACCGTGATAGGTGGATTGTTATCATCAACAATATTAACATTGCTCGTCGTGCCAATATCTTATGAGATTATAATGAAATTTAAACGAAAAATATTTAAGCACGAACCTGAACATGTTGAATAGTATATGAAAATTAAAAGCAACACAAGAAATGATTACATTTCTTGTGTTGCTTTTTTGTTGCCGATGTCGGCATTTTTACGCGCAAATACCTAAATTAACTTAAAAATACATGGAAACTGAGCGCTAACGAGATAGTTCTGGAAAACAATCTCGTTAGCGGACAAATAGAGCTCATAAAAGCCTAATTTACTGTAAAAAATGAAAAAACAACGTGCTAACGAGATAGTTTTGATAAACAATCCCGTTAAAAATCCTAACGAGATAGTTCTGGAAAACAATCTCGTTAGCGGACAAATTGATCCCATAAAAGCCTAATTTACTGTAAAAAATGAAAAAACAACGTGCTAACGAGATAGTTTTGATAAACAATCCCGTTAGAAAATCTAACGAGATAGTTCTGGAAAACAATCTCGTTAGCGGACAAATTGATCCCATAAAAGCCTAATTTACTGTAAAAAATGAAGAAACAACGTGCTAACGAGATAGTTTTGATAAACAATCCCGTTAGAAAATCTAACGAGATAGTTCTGGAAAACAATCTCGTTAGCTGACAAATAGAGATCATAAATACCTGAAAGAACTATAGAAAGTGAGAAAATGACAGGCTAACGAGATAGTTCTGATAAACAATCTCGTTAGCATGTCAATTTGTTGAATAGGATCTGTTCCCAGTCTTTTTGTACATATAAATTTTTAAAACTGATTAACATACATCGATATATTTCATAGTAAATAAGTAAGAAAAACTTGTGTGTGAATGTCACTTTGATAAAATATAAACATATACGTACTTGAGCATATAAATTAGAACGATAGAGGAGACGTTATTGTGAACATGTCGAAACGACTATCAAATATTCCAGACAGTTACTTTGGTAAGACAATGGGCCAAAAAATTGAACATGGTCCTTTACCATTAATTAATATGGCTGTTGGTATTCCAGATGGAGAAACTCCAAAAGTGATTGTAGATGAATTTATTCGAGCGATACAGCAACCTGAAAATCAAAAGTATGGTGCATTTCATGGGAAAGGAACTTTCAGGAAAGCAATTACTGATTTCTATAAAAGGCATTACGATGTAGATTTAGATCCTGAAGAGGAAGTGTGCATTTTATATGGTACGAAAAATGGCTTAGTCTCATTACCAACTTGTGTAGTGGAGCCGGGTGATTATGTATTATTGCCTAATCCAGGATATACGGATTATTTAGCGGGTGTGTTGTTAGCAGACGCTAAGCCTTATTACTTAGATTTAAAAACAGAACATCATTACTTACCACAATGGAATCAAGTAGATCCTCACGTTCTTGATCAAGCAAAACTTATATATTTAACCTATCCTAATAATCCGACTGGTTCCATAGCAACGCAATCATTCTTCGATGAAACCATCGCTCAATTTAAAGACTCACAAACTAAAATTGTACATGACTTTGCGTATAGTGCTTTTGGTTTTGAACAGAAAAATCCAAGTATATTACAAACTGAAAATGCTAAAGATGTAGCTGTTGAGGTTTTCTCTTTATCAAAAGGTTATAACATGTCTGGCTATAGAGTAGGTTTTGCGGTAGGTAATAAAGATATGATTGCTGCTTTGAAAAAATATCAAACACATACACATGCAGGTATGTTTGGAGCTTTGCAAGATGCTAGTACGGTCGCACTGAATCAATGTGACGCATTTCTAGAGCAACAAAATGAAATCTTTAAAGAACGAAGAAACCAATTTGAGCAACGTTTAAAGGCAGTCGATATTCCTTTCGAACCAATGAAAGGTGGCATATTCTTATGGTTAAAAACGCCGCCAAATTATAATGGAGAATCATTTGTTGAATATTTACTTAAAGAACAATCGATATTAGTTGCACCAGGTATACCATTTGGTGATAATGGTGACGCTTATGTCAGGATTTCATTAGCACTTAATGATCAAGAATTATTAGAAGGGGCAGAACGATTACAGTCACTTTCATATTTATATAAAAAAGAGGAAACATCTCAGTAGATGATCCCTCCTTGAAATTAAACTTTAAAATACGAAAAATAATAAAATAATATATATGATAAGTATAAATATTGTCATATAGTTTAATAGCTTCGTTGCTTTCTTATCTTCAATACGATATTTGAAAGCTGTGATTTCAATATTAATCACTAAACAAACAAGTACAGCTAAGATCCACCAAATTTCTATGGCAAATCCAAAGACAATGCTACCTAAAAATACAACCAACATTAAGCCCATTATAAAGCGCAAAGCTTGGGTAAGCATTGTATGTAACTGATAAATACTTAAATAACTTATAATGAGGTAAATAAAGGTGAATAATAATAGTATGAGTATTAACATATTGAGTTCCTTTCGTTAATCTTGATTGATTTGATTTCGAACCTTACTGATTTCTTCTTCAATTTGCACAAGTTGCTTTTCTAATAAGTCAGTAGCATGACCTGTGGATTCTCTTTTTTCTAAATCATTTTGAATGCGAATGTAGTCATATTTAAGTTCAGATAATTGTTGATTTAAATCCATTGTATACACTCCTTTTAAAATAACATAATGATGAGTAGGTGATATAGTGAAAAAATTAAAAACAAATGCTATGCGTATGCTTGATCAATACAATATATTTTATCATATTCATGAATTTAAAATAGGGAAATCACACTTAGATGGACATGAGGTTGCACAATTAATACAAAAACCTGAAAATCAAGTGTATAAAACATTGGTATTAATGAATCATAATAATGAACATTTCGTATTTGTAATACCTATTGTTGAACATCTAGATATGAAAAAAGCGAGTAAAGCAGTAGGTCAGAAGAAGCTAGAGTTGTTACCATTAGACCAACTTACAAAGGTTACAGGATATGTGCGCGGTGGTTGTTCACCGATTGGAATGAAAAAAGCATTTCAAACAGTCGTTGATTCACGTGCGCAATCTTTATCAAGTTTTATTGTTAGTGCTGGGAAAAGAGGGTATCAAATCGAAATTGATCCTAATGATTTATCTAAAGTCATTACTGTTCAGTTTGAAGATGTGATTAAGCATAACTAAACTCATTTTAGTACAATTTAAACAAACTTTAAACAAAAAGTGTGCATAGTTTACAAACAGTTGTTAATATATATAAATGTGAGTTAAAGAGAGAAGTGATAAAGTGACAGAAAAATTTATAATGATAATCTTATTAATTGCTTTAGGCTATGTACTTAAGAAATTAAAATTCTTTAAAGCATCTGATGGTAATATACTAGCGACGCTTGTCTTAAACGTAACATTACCTTCACTTGTAATTGTAAATTTAAATGGTGCAGATTTAGATTTATCTTTAGGATGGTTACCAATATTAATGTTGGTATACGGTGTAGTTGCTAAAGTAATAATCATTTGGCTATTTACGAAAAAGTATAATAATCAAATTAGAGGTACAGTCGGTATGATGGCTGCATCTGTAAATATTGGATTATTTGCTTACCCATTAGTAGCACAAATATGGCCTAAAAATGGTTTGCTCTATTTTGGTATGTTAGATATCGGTACAGCAATAATTATGTTTGGTGTGACATATTTTGTAGGTAGTTATTTCAATGATGGTGGAGACCAATTCGATTTCAAACGAATGGGATTGAATTTACTTAAAACAGTACCATTGATGACGTATATGCTTATGTTTGTTTTAAATATAATGAGTATACACATACCTGACAAAGCTATAGACTTCTTTGAAATTATAGCAAATGCAAATATGCCATTATCAATGATCTTACTTGGTTTGTTCTTGAATTTCAAAATTGAAAAAGCATATTTACCTATAGTTGTGAAATACTTATTGTTCCATTATGGTTTTGGACTCAGTATGGGACTATTAGTGCATTTCTTCCTACCAGTAAGTGATCCAATGATAAAAACAACACTACTTATAGGTTGGTTACTTCCTATTGGTGTATCTGTATTATCATATGCGATAACATTTAAATATAAGACCTTGCCTATTGTAGGTATGGCAACTAACTTAAGTATTGTTATTTCAATTATCATACTTTATATTTATCAATTTTTCTTTGTATAAATTGAAGCTAAAGAAGCTGGGACATATATTATGTCCCAGCTTCTTTTTTTATATATAAAAAATCAAACCAAACGATGGGGTATCGTTTGGTTTGAACACTTTCTGGGGTGAAGTGTTTAAATTTTCATATTAAATTCGGTTTGAATTAACCTTTACCACCCATGAATGCTGGATAGTTAGTCATACCACCATCTACATAAATAGTTGTACCATGAATGTAATGTGCTTGTTCTGAAGCTAAGAATGCATTTAAGTTAGCAACTTGATCAGCTTCACCAATTTCATTTAAAGGAATCATTTCTAACGTTTCTTGTCTAGTTGTAGCATCTGAGAATTTTTCGCGTGTATGTTCTGTTACAATTGCACCTGGTGAAACGTTATTAATTCTAATTCCATTTTTACCGTATTCCATAGATAAAGTTTCCATCATCAATTTCATACCGCCTTTACTTGCAGCATAATTGACATAGTTTGGCCAAGGAATAACATCATGAACACTTGCTGTATTAATGATTTGTCCTTTAATATCATGTTCTAAATAGTAGTTGATAACTTCTCTACTACCAATAAACGCACCTGTTAAGTTGATGTCGATAACTTTTGACCAATCTTCAAGACTCATTTCATGAGAAGGGATTGGTTTTTCGAAACCAGCGTTATTGATTAAAACATCAATACGACCGAATTTTTCATGTGCTTGTTGGATTAAGTTTTTGATATCATCTTCAACAGAAACGTCTGCTTTAACAGCAATTGCATCTGCACCGTCATCTTTAATAGATTGAACGATTTTTTCTGCTTCTTCAACGTGATCTAAATAACCAATTACAACTTTAGAACCTTCTTTACCGAAACGTTCTGATGTTGCTTTACCAATACCACTGTTCCCCCCAGTGATAATTACAACTTTATCTTTTAAATCTGTATACATATTAAACACTCCTAAATTTTTGAATTACGATTTAGCTGCTCCGATAACGAATGCGGCTATAATGATTAGAACGATACCAATCCAAATAAATGTCATTTGGCGTTTTGTTTTTTGTTCTCCTAATAAGAAGATACCACCTAAAGTAGAGACGATAACTAACATTTGAGAGAATGAGAAACTTGTTCCTACACCAACTTTTGGTTGTGAGATGAACAAGAACATGTTACCTAATGCCCACATAACACCTGGTAATAAGTTTGCTGTAGTATATTTCACTGTTGGTTTATGTTTGAATGATAAGATAATACCACCAATAACCATACCTACAGATTGTGGGAATAACGCATCCCAACCTGAAACATTGAATACTTGTCCGATTACGACATAAACGACGTAACCAACTGTTGAAATTAATAACATTGGAATTGCTTTACCAAGTGCTTTTGTGCTTTTACTGTTTCCTTCACCTTTTTTCTGAACTGAAGTGAAGATTACACCAATGATAAGTAATACTAGTCCAGTTAGACCAAGTGTTACTTGTACACCAGTAGACCATTCGCCTAAAAATGCAGCACTGAATAATGTTGTACCAAGTAATTGAAGACCTGTTGAAATTGGCATTGTAATTGAAACACCAACTAATTCAACACTTCGAAGTTGGAAACCTTGTCCAAGTGCCCAGAAGATACCTGAAACGATACCGACGATAACGATGGTTGCATTGAAATCTACATCACCAAAGATGAGTAAAAGAACACCGATGATAAATGCGCCGATTGTAGTACCCAAAATCTGATTATAAGGGCCTCCACCGACTTTAACATTGATTAATACTACGCTCCCCCAGAATAGGGCTGGTAAAAGAGCTATAAGATATTCCATACACACGACTCACTT
The Mammaliicoccus sp. Dog046 genome window above contains:
- a CDS encoding SE1832 family protein encodes the protein MDLNQQLSELKYDYIRIQNDLEKRESTGHATDLLEKQLVQIEEEISKVRNQINQD
- a CDS encoding AEC family transporter, with the protein product MTEKFIMIILLIALGYVLKKLKFFKASDGNILATLVLNVTLPSLVIVNLNGADLDLSLGWLPILMLVYGVVAKVIIIWLFTKKYNNQIRGTVGMMAASVNIGLFAYPLVAQIWPKNGLLYFGMLDIGTAIIMFGVTYFVGSYFNDGGDQFDFKRMGLNLLKTVPLMTYMLMFVLNIMSIHIPDKAIDFFEIIANANMPLSMILLGLFLNFKIEKAYLPIVVKYLLFHYGFGLSMGLLVHFFLPVSDPMIKTTLLIGWLLPIGVSVLSYAITFKYKTLPIVGMATNLSIVISIIILYIYQFFFV
- a CDS encoding glucose 1-dehydrogenase, whose amino-acid sequence is MYTDLKDKVVIITGGNSGIGKATSERFGKEGSKVVIGYLDHVEEAEKIVQSIKDDGADAIAVKADVSVEDDIKNLIQQAHEKFGRIDVLINNAGFEKPIPSHEMSLEDWSKVIDINLTGAFIGSREVINYYLEHDIKGQIINTASVHDVIPWPNYVNYAASKGGMKLMMETLSMEYGKNGIRINNVSPGAIVTEHTREKFSDATTRQETLEMIPLNEIGEADQVANLNAFLASEQAHYIHGTTIYVDGGMTNYPAFMGGKG
- the mspA gene encoding membrane stabilizing protein MspA, whose protein sequence is MLILILLLFTFIYLIISYLSIYQLHTMLTQALRFIMGLMLVVFLGSIVFGFAIEIWWILAVLVCLVINIEITAFKYRIEDKKATKLLNYMTIFILIIYIILLFFVF
- a CDS encoding multidrug effflux MFS transporter translates to MNENKMAKPSLFLIIILGLLTAFGPFSIDMYLPALPEISRDFNTTTSHTQLTLTLFMLGLAIGQVFVGPLSDVIGRKKPLIVVLIIYSVASILCVFAPNIYIVMALRFIQGFTGGAGAVISRAISSDLYKGKALTKFLAVLMLVNGIAPIMAPVLGGVILSFSTWRMVFILLTIFGFIMFILSLTKLSESLPEEQRSSGRISEILSDFKNLLKSPKFLMPLFIQSCTYALLFSYISASSFITQSVYHVSPQLFSWMFAFNGLGLILAGQMINKMVDKYDEHFLMRLFGMIQIVGVIIVSITLLAGWPIWLLMIGFFVLVSPVSAIGTTGFSIAMANNNGGAGSATSLLGLSQFAFGGLVSPLVGINGESDPIPFVITIVIVSILLMVLYFINSKVFKPSSN
- a CDS encoding GRP family sugar transporter gives rise to the protein MEYLIALLPALFWGSVVLINVKVGGGPYNQILGTTIGAFIIGVLLLIFGDVDFNATIVIVGIVSGIFWALGQGFQLRSVELVGVSITMPISTGLQLLGTTLFSAAFLGEWSTGVQVTLGLTGLVLLIIGVIFTSVQKKGEGNSKSTKALGKAIPMLLISTVGYVVYVVIGQVFNVSGWDALFPQSVGMVIGGIILSFKHKPTVKYTTANLLPGVMWALGNMFLFISQPKVGVGTSFSFSQMLVIVSTLGGIFLLGEQKTKRQMTFIWIGIVLIIIAAFVIGAAKS
- the ybaK gene encoding Cys-tRNA(Pro) deacylase → MKKLKTNAMRMLDQYNIFYHIHEFKIGKSHLDGHEVAQLIQKPENQVYKTLVLMNHNNEHFVFVIPIVEHLDMKKASKAVGQKKLELLPLDQLTKVTGYVRGGCSPIGMKKAFQTVVDSRAQSLSSFIVSAGKRGYQIEIDPNDLSKVITVQFEDVIKHN
- a CDS encoding aminotransferase class I/II-fold pyridoxal phosphate-dependent enzyme; this encodes MNMSKRLSNIPDSYFGKTMGQKIEHGPLPLINMAVGIPDGETPKVIVDEFIRAIQQPENQKYGAFHGKGTFRKAITDFYKRHYDVDLDPEEEVCILYGTKNGLVSLPTCVVEPGDYVLLPNPGYTDYLAGVLLADAKPYYLDLKTEHHYLPQWNQVDPHVLDQAKLIYLTYPNNPTGSIATQSFFDETIAQFKDSQTKIVHDFAYSAFGFEQKNPSILQTENAKDVAVEVFSLSKGYNMSGYRVGFAVGNKDMIAALKKYQTHTHAGMFGALQDASTVALNQCDAFLEQQNEIFKERRNQFEQRLKAVDIPFEPMKGGIFLWLKTPPNYNGESFVEYLLKEQSILVAPGIPFGDNGDAYVRISLALNDQELLEGAERLQSLSYLYKKEETSQ
- a CDS encoding lipid II:glycine glycyltransferase FemX, whose amino-acid sequence is MKKMNITHEQHDEFVKQHPNGDMLQLTKWAESKKLTGWYSRRIAVGDGEQLTGVAQLLFKKVPKLPYTLCYISRGFVVDYKDETSVKVLLELSKEMARNEKSYAIKIDPDIEVDQSEGVLEFLTSLGFQHKGFEDGLSKTYIQPRMTMITKVDQSEEDLMQSFDKRNRSRVRNSLRRGTELVIGNRDDLKIFAKIMEETGERDNFLTRDVSYFENIYDHLNPDGDCELFLVKVVPNNVLKDLFVERDALLEEKAKLQERRQTKKVVNQLNDADEKLGNYEKRIQEMEELKEKNPDGVYLSGGILIFSGKKSYYLYGASSNEYREFLPNHRMIIEMMRFAKEKGADKFDFGGTDNDPDQDHEHYGLWAFKRVWGTYLSEKIGEFDYVLNKPLYTAIEKVKPAVTTYKRKIEKKIKKS
- a CDS encoding efflux RND transporter permease subunit; translated protein: MVQKMIKFSLNNKFAILLMTLIVLLGGIYSAFKMKLELLPDVTTPVITISTPYPGATPENVLKNVTEPVEKKVQNLEGVQNVSSQSLENASAITLEYTYQTNMDEAETELKKTIENLDLPEGAQEPEMSRMSMDSFPVVSYSVSDKDGNLEKATKQMESTLIPKLEKVDGVQNVSLSGQTLEEVNLEFKQNELTKKGLTEDQVLQYIDGATKESPLGLYTFGDNLKSIVVDGRFTSIKALKDLEIPLTGGSSSAGEGQQAGQAQQAGQSSDQSADASEGIPSVKLSDIADVKKEKKRDSISKTNGKDALALQVNKTSDANLVDVVDNVNKEVNAYKKDHKNIESVQLMETASTIKDSVSTMVEKALIGSIVAIIIILFFLRDFKSTIIAMVSIPMSLLIALLGLKSLDISLNILTLGALTVAIGRVIDDSIVVIENIYRRMSNKDETLKGGQLITSATKEMFIPIMSSTIVTIVVFLPLAFVTGQIGEMFRPFALAVAFSLLASLLIALTIVPVLSHIFFRNGIRKPKKEKGQWLASKYKNILKWNLNHKWLVIVISIVLVLASIVLVFTPYIGKSFIDTGSDKMLALTYKPSPGEKEDQVVKHGEQVEKYLSKDKNVDFVQYSVGGENPFNPSATKDMALMVKYDKDTPNWDNVGKKVMNKVDTFNHKGEWKQQDFSTGGTANEVSVKVSGPSTEALESTVKKVESEMKKVDGVDNVNSNLSTSYEQYDVKVDQDKASKLGLSAGQIAMALNQTTQDKVVTKLNEDGKSIDVKLSKPMKTDWSEDKLKDTKLTSPVGKSVKLSDIATLEKSKSPDTITKENDKISVSVDGKITGDDVAKVTSTVNQKVSKIDSPSDVELNVGGTNDDINEAIVQLVMAMAAAILIVYLVIVLTFKGGLAPFAILFSLPVSIIGVIAGLLVTQETISVPSMIGMLMLIGIVVTNAIVLIDRVINMEQAGMSTREALIEAAGTRLRPILMTAIATIGALVPLLFGGGSSILISKALAITVIGGLLSSTILTLLVVPISYEIIMKFKRKIFKHEPEHVE